A DNA window from Parabacteroides johnsonii DSM 18315 contains the following coding sequences:
- a CDS encoding ABC transporter ATP-binding protein has protein sequence MIQTEGITKSFGSLQVLKGIDLTIGEGEIVAIVGPSGAGKTTLLQIIGTLDAPDSGKLYINGTETVRLSEEKLAAFRNRNIGFVFQFHQLLPEFTALENVMIPALIAREKPAAAEKRAKEILDFMNLADRMSHKPNELSGGEKQRVAVARALINNPSVILADEPSGSLDTKNKEELHKLFFDLRDQMHQTFVIVTHDEQLATDTDRVIHIKDGTVQLTIDN, from the coding sequence ATGATACAAACAGAAGGAATAACCAAAAGCTTCGGCTCCCTGCAAGTATTGAAAGGAATCGACCTGACGATAGGTGAGGGTGAGATCGTAGCGATTGTCGGTCCGAGCGGGGCAGGAAAAACAACCCTGCTTCAGATCATCGGGACACTCGATGCTCCGGACAGCGGTAAATTATATATAAACGGGACCGAAACCGTCCGCCTTTCGGAAGAGAAACTGGCAGCATTCCGCAACCGGAACATCGGTTTCGTTTTCCAGTTCCATCAGCTTCTTCCGGAGTTCACAGCTTTGGAGAACGTGATGATCCCCGCATTGATCGCCCGTGAAAAACCGGCTGCGGCGGAGAAGAGAGCGAAGGAGATCCTCGACTTCATGAATCTGGCCGACCGGATGTCTCACAAACCGAACGAATTGTCGGGGGGAGAGAAACAGCGCGTAGCCGTTGCCCGCGCCCTTATCAACAACCCGTCCGTCATCCTTGCAGACGAACCGTCGGGAAGCCTGGATACCAAAAACAAGGAAGAACTGCACAAGCTCTTCTTCGACCTGCGCGACCAAATGCACCAGACATTCGTGATCGTCACGCACGACGAGCAGTTGGCAACCGATACGGACCGCGTGATCCATATCAAAGACGGAACGGTTCAATTGACAATTGACAATTGA
- a CDS encoding FAD-dependent oxidoreductase yields MRKKTLVLSLLLACATAFGQSSYDLVIVGGNPGGIMAAISAARMGKKSVILERTRYVGGLPANGLGATDIATRAATTGLFREFVDAVKQHYIDTYGPASEQVKVCSDGYHFEPSVGARIFQKMLDGQKDKITVLTMRQFDAEDENIVMRDNRIEKIRILNRETGEMEEYTGSVFLDATYEGDLGAAAGVPFRVGREGKDEFGEPGAGRVYKYWGGPEGDGSTFKKDNAVQSYNYRLCLTNNPANRVAFTKPARYNREDYASIVEDVWTGRNTDAAMQRVTPEMMEENRKHIKAGNPSKLPGDKWGIAKITNIVHVPNMKTDANNQHGVFVSTDLPEENWPWPTSSWEWRDKFAQRLREYTEGLFWFAQNDPELPAHFRKAAKEWGLSKDEYADNGHFPRQVYVREGRRFEGAYFFTANDAIPVTIGSRPPIHESSITASHYALDSHAVRKREKGRVHLDGFLSYPSAVYTVPYGVMVPKEVDNLLLPVPVSGSHIGFSTLRMEPCWMAMGQAAGIASALSIDGKVKVQNIDLSRLQDKLIDQKATLMYFKDVDYTSPHFRMVQYLGLRGYLPEWTARLQEPVDATTLAAWKKLSRTDLPGIEAGKTTRLATLEMIYQKIK; encoded by the coding sequence ATGAGAAAGAAAACACTTGTACTCTCCCTCCTTTTAGCCTGTGCGACCGCTTTCGGCCAATCGTCCTACGACCTGGTGATCGTCGGAGGGAATCCCGGAGGGATCATGGCAGCCATCTCTGCCGCCCGGATGGGGAAAAAATCGGTGATACTCGAACGAACCCGCTATGTCGGCGGACTGCCCGCCAACGGACTCGGAGCAACTGACATCGCCACCCGTGCCGCAACGACCGGTCTGTTCCGTGAGTTTGTAGACGCGGTGAAGCAACACTATATCGATACCTACGGTCCTGCTTCCGAGCAGGTGAAAGTATGCAGTGACGGTTACCACTTCGAACCCTCCGTCGGAGCACGCATCTTCCAGAAGATGCTCGACGGACAGAAGGACAAGATCACGGTCCTGACCATGCGTCAGTTCGATGCCGAAGATGAAAACATAGTTATGCGCGATAACCGCATCGAAAAGATCCGCATCCTGAACCGGGAAACCGGAGAGATGGAGGAATACACCGGTTCGGTATTCCTGGATGCCACCTACGAAGGTGACCTCGGAGCCGCCGCCGGCGTTCCTTTCCGTGTAGGGCGCGAAGGGAAAGACGAGTTCGGCGAACCTGGAGCCGGACGCGTCTACAAATATTGGGGCGGTCCGGAAGGGGACGGCAGCACGTTCAAGAAAGACAATGCCGTGCAGTCCTACAATTACCGCCTCTGTCTGACCAACAATCCGGCGAACCGCGTGGCCTTCACCAAGCCGGCCCGTTACAACCGCGAAGACTATGCCTCCATCGTGGAGGATGTCTGGACCGGACGCAACACGGATGCCGCCATGCAACGCGTGACACCCGAAATGATGGAAGAGAACCGGAAGCATATCAAGGCCGGCAACCCATCCAAACTTCCGGGTGACAAATGGGGGATCGCCAAGATCACCAACATCGTCCATGTCCCGAACATGAAGACGGACGCCAATAACCAGCACGGCGTGTTCGTCTCCACCGACCTGCCTGAGGAAAACTGGCCTTGGCCCACTTCTTCGTGGGAATGGCGTGACAAGTTCGCCCAACGTCTGCGCGAATACACCGAAGGTCTTTTCTGGTTCGCCCAAAACGATCCCGAACTGCCCGCCCACTTCCGCAAAGCGGCAAAAGAATGGGGCCTTTCGAAAGACGAATATGCGGACAACGGACATTTCCCACGCCAGGTCTACGTCCGTGAGGGCCGTCGTTTCGAAGGCGCCTATTTCTTTACCGCCAACGATGCCATTCCGGTAACGATCGGCAGCCGCCCGCCCATCCACGAAAGCAGCATAACGGCCAGCCATTATGCGCTGGATTCGCATGCGGTGCGGAAAAGAGAAAAAGGAAGGGTGCATCTGGACGGCTTCCTGAGTTATCCGTCGGCGGTATATACAGTCCCCTATGGCGTGATGGTTCCGAAAGAGGTGGACAACCTTCTGTTGCCCGTCCCGGTTTCGGGTTCGCACATCGGATTTTCCACCCTGCGCATGGAGCCTTGCTGGATGGCGATGGGACAGGCCGCCGGTATCGCCTCTGCCCTTTCGATCGACGGGAAGGTGAAGGTGCAGAATATCGACCTCTCCCGCCTACAGGACAAACTGATCGACCAGAAAGCGACGCTTATGTATTTCAAGGATGTGGATTACACGAGTCCTCACTTCCGCATGGTGCAGTATTTGGGACTGCGCGGCTACCTTCCCGAATGGACTGCACGTTTGCAGGAGCCGGTGGATGCAACGACTCTGGCCGCCTGGAAAAAGTTGAGCAGAACGGACCTGCCGGGCATAGAAGCCGGGAAAACGACAAGATTAGCGACTTTGGAAATGATTTATCAGAAAATAAAATAA
- a CDS encoding tRNA threonylcarbamoyladenosine dehydratase produces MSYNWNTRTELLLGADRMERLAHSHVLVVGLGGVGAYAAEQICRAGIGHMTIVDADTVNESNINRQLPALHSTLGMPKVEVVARRLLDINPRLKLNVLNEFLRDERTEEVLSATRYDFVVDAIDSLSPKVFLLYHAYKKNIPVVSSMGAGAKMDPSQVRISDISKTCNCGLAKAVRKRLRGLGINRGIPVVFSTEIANPDAIIEVEGEQCKRTTTGTVSYMPAIFGCHLASYVINQLKVES; encoded by the coding sequence ATGAGTTACAATTGGAACACACGGACGGAACTTTTGTTAGGCGCCGACCGGATGGAGAGACTGGCACATAGCCATGTGCTGGTAGTAGGATTAGGAGGTGTGGGAGCATACGCTGCCGAACAGATATGCCGGGCCGGAATCGGCCACATGACAATCGTAGACGCCGATACGGTAAACGAAAGTAATATCAACCGTCAACTGCCGGCGTTACATTCGACATTAGGGATGCCGAAAGTCGAAGTCGTAGCCCGTCGCCTGTTAGATATCAATCCCCGTCTGAAACTAAATGTCCTGAACGAGTTCTTGCGCGACGAACGGACAGAAGAGGTGCTTTCTGCAACCCGGTATGATTTTGTCGTCGACGCGATCGATTCCCTCAGTCCGAAAGTATTCCTTTTGTATCACGCTTATAAGAAAAATATTCCCGTCGTTTCCTCGATGGGTGCAGGAGCCAAGATGGACCCGTCACAGGTCAGGATCTCGGATATATCGAAGACCTGCAACTGCGGCCTGGCGAAAGCCGTACGTAAACGGCTGCGCGGGTTAGGTATAAACAGAGGTATTCCGGTTGTCTTCTCCACAGAAATCGCCAATCCGGATGCCATCATAGAGGTAGAGGGCGAGCAATGTAAACGGACAACAACCGGAACCGTTTCCTATATGCCGGCGATATTCGGATGCCATTTGGCCTCATATGTTATTAACCAGTTGAAAGTTGAAAGTTGA
- a CDS encoding sodium-dependent transporter, with the protein MVDNRVTFGSKLGVILATVGCAVGLGSIWRFPYMLGTNGGAAFLLIYILFMIFLGILVMVTEFFIGRYSRSNTVGSFKKMAPGTKWCWIGYNGILAAFLILGFYAVVSGWTLEYVWQTVNGSLYSTPGVDFTADFDNFSSNALRPIFWTAVFIGLTHFVIASGVEKGIERASKIMMPLLFLILVVMCIRSVTLPNAEAGLVYLFKPDFSKLTSSVVLSAVGQAFFSLSLGMGCLITYSSYFGKDTNMLATAWQVTIINTFVAVLAGIMIFPAVFSFGIAPSAGAQLVFITLPNVFEQLPFSSLWSLIFYILLAMAALTSTISLHEVVTAYIHEEFHMTRKKAAWLVSVGVFILGVLSSLSFGLLKELTIGGLIFFDALDYLTAKIMLPLGGMLTCIFVGIRVDKKILKAELTNEGTIKFRLFSIYVFFMKYVSPIAIGIVFLNELGLLSQLKKLF; encoded by the coding sequence ATGGTGGACAACAGAGTCACATTCGGTAGTAAACTCGGAGTTATCCTGGCTACCGTCGGATGCGCCGTAGGGCTGGGAAGTATCTGGCGTTTTCCCTATATGTTAGGAACAAACGGTGGTGCCGCATTCTTGCTTATCTATATTCTTTTCATGATATTTTTAGGAATTCTGGTGATGGTAACCGAGTTCTTCATCGGCCGGTACTCCCGCAGCAACACAGTCGGTTCATTCAAGAAAATGGCTCCCGGGACGAAATGGTGCTGGATCGGATACAATGGTATTTTAGCCGCTTTCCTGATCCTTGGTTTCTATGCGGTCGTTTCCGGCTGGACACTCGAATACGTCTGGCAGACGGTGAACGGCAGCCTCTACAGTACTCCAGGAGTGGATTTTACCGCCGATTTCGACAACTTCTCTTCGAATGCGCTCCGGCCGATCTTCTGGACAGCTGTGTTTATCGGGCTGACGCATTTCGTAATTGCTTCGGGTGTGGAAAAAGGGATCGAACGGGCTTCCAAGATCATGATGCCGCTCCTGTTCTTAATCCTGGTCGTGATGTGTATACGCTCCGTCACGCTGCCAAATGCAGAAGCGGGACTGGTGTACCTATTCAAACCGGATTTCAGCAAGCTGACTTCATCCGTTGTGCTGAGTGCCGTCGGGCAAGCGTTCTTTTCACTAAGTCTCGGCATGGGTTGCCTTATCACCTACTCTTCTTATTTCGGAAAAGACACCAATATGTTGGCGACGGCCTGGCAGGTGACGATCATCAATACTTTCGTAGCAGTCCTGGCAGGGATCATGATCTTCCCGGCTGTCTTCAGCTTCGGGATTGCCCCGTCGGCAGGTGCCCAACTGGTATTCATCACTTTACCCAACGTATTCGAACAATTACCATTCAGCAGCTTGTGGTCGCTTATTTTCTATATCCTGCTGGCGATGGCGGCCCTGACTTCCACCATCTCCCTGCATGAAGTGGTGACCGCCTATATCCATGAAGAGTTCCATATGACACGTAAGAAAGCGGCTTGGCTCGTTTCGGTCGGTGTATTCATCTTAGGCGTCCTCAGTTCACTCTCGTTCGGGTTATTGAAAGAGCTCACGATAGGCGGACTGATCTTTTTCGATGCGTTGGATTACCTGACGGCCAAGATCATGCTGCCGCTAGGAGGAATGCTGACCTGCATCTTTGTCGGGATACGTGTCGACAAGAAGATCCTGAAAGCCGAGTTGACCAACGAGGGGACAATCAAGTTCCGCCTCTTTTCCATTTATGTCTTCTTCATGAAATACGTCTCCCCGATCGCTATCGGCATCGTATTTCTGAACGAACTCGGCCTACTCAGCCAGTTGAAGAAACTATTTTAA
- a CDS encoding FAD-dependent oxidoreductase encodes MITRRDFFKIAAASGALASVGQIVEAKSTIQSAVPDEGFCHEGARKIPVIAEVDLVVAGGSSRAIAAAAAAAKAGSRVYLVGYMPYLGEDICGSHLYEREAGEKLQTALARKLFPGKNFPTPLHIKKTLEDELIDNNVQFLYSSYVTNVLTDPSGKPAGVVIANRSGRQAIRCKAIIDATHNASVAGLSGAERKPFTAGTQEFCYTVVGNTKKEAPEIILAEELSQPIKVGEKSYPVTRYTFRLPLKDDSYASLAEAEQIIRSRTWDIEQVDSSDLLWYIPKQTIDSEKAYNGNPVSLRKLPMQAFKSKNIANLWVLGPCAEIPRELATQVMRPVPALFIGEMMGETVARQIKDIPVPAQATVRQLKVNASNYGQTGELLSPLRPSLQKGFVDSPSGALPILGSYDVVVMGGGTAGASAGISAAKQGANTLVLEYLHGLGGLSTLGMIGVYWDGFRGGYTAHIDKSVLAMAPKDHPRQPKGEGRFPADWKMEWHRKELLQAGGKLWFGVMGCGALTEGNQVKGVVVATPFGRGVILSKILIDSTGSADIAIAAGASFDYTGKKTIAVQGAGTGKWAPGDYYNNNDWLFVDDTDILDVSRAFVQAKTKLQGQYDLVKIPQTRERRRVIGDYIISVYDVINHRRYPDTISYHKSSFDTHGMIIDPLFILNPPEKRHMIYDADVPLRSLLPKGLEGILTTGLGASAHRDAMPVIRMQPCLQNQGYAVGYLSALCVKENKSPRKIDIKKVQRHLVEIGNLPQRVLTDKEFKGFSNSEMKKAITSVTDNYKGLEILLTDPERCIQLAGKQIAGATMPEERVILASILCILGQGKHAPVLAEAIRQYKDWDEGWHYTGMGQFGMCLSRLDALITALGNSRETSVLPTVLEKAKKLEPEDYLSHFRAIAMATEAIGSREAVPQLATMLTTPGVRGHSILSYTEARSKAVPDLNDTSTRNLALKELHLARALYLCGDQDGIGEEVLRRYADGLQGHYARYAQEILNCK; translated from the coding sequence ATGATTACACGTAGAGATTTTTTTAAAATAGCAGCAGCAAGTGGAGCTTTAGCTTCTGTCGGACAAATTGTAGAAGCAAAGTCAACAATACAATCAGCCGTTCCCGACGAAGGGTTCTGCCATGAAGGGGCGCGTAAGATTCCGGTGATTGCAGAGGTAGACCTTGTGGTCGCGGGCGGAAGTTCGCGGGCAATTGCCGCAGCTGCTGCCGCAGCGAAAGCAGGTAGCCGGGTTTATTTAGTTGGCTACATGCCTTATTTGGGTGAAGACATCTGCGGCTCACATCTCTACGAACGGGAAGCAGGAGAAAAATTGCAGACAGCACTTGCACGCAAGCTCTTTCCGGGGAAAAATTTCCCGACCCCGCTGCATATAAAGAAAACATTGGAAGATGAATTGATTGACAACAATGTCCAATTCCTTTACAGCAGTTATGTAACGAATGTGCTGACGGACCCGTCCGGAAAACCTGCGGGAGTCGTGATCGCGAACCGTTCGGGCAGACAAGCCATCCGTTGTAAAGCGATTATCGATGCGACACACAATGCTTCCGTTGCAGGACTATCAGGAGCGGAACGTAAACCTTTTACCGCAGGTACGCAGGAATTCTGCTATACCGTAGTAGGAAATACCAAAAAAGAAGCACCGGAAATTATCCTGGCCGAAGAATTATCCCAACCCATCAAGGTTGGCGAGAAAAGCTATCCGGTCACCCGCTATACATTCCGTTTACCGCTCAAAGACGACTCGTATGCATCACTGGCCGAGGCCGAACAGATCATCCGCAGCCGGACATGGGATATCGAGCAGGTCGATAGCTCGGATCTGCTCTGGTATATTCCGAAACAAACGATTGACAGCGAAAAAGCATATAACGGAAATCCGGTTTCCTTGCGCAAGCTACCGATGCAAGCGTTTAAATCAAAGAATATAGCAAACCTATGGGTACTCGGACCCTGTGCCGAAATACCAAGAGAACTGGCAACCCAAGTGATGCGTCCCGTTCCGGCTTTATTCATAGGAGAGATGATGGGAGAAACGGTTGCCAGACAGATAAAGGATATACCCGTACCGGCTCAAGCCACTGTCCGTCAACTCAAAGTAAATGCTTCGAACTACGGACAAACAGGCGAACTGCTCTCCCCGCTCCGTCCGTCTCTGCAAAAGGGATTCGTCGACTCTCCGTCAGGTGCACTCCCGATTTTAGGTAGCTACGACGTAGTTGTGATGGGAGGCGGTACAGCAGGTGCTTCCGCCGGGATATCCGCAGCCAAACAGGGAGCCAACACATTGGTATTGGAATACCTGCACGGGCTTGGCGGATTAAGCACGCTGGGTATGATCGGAGTCTATTGGGACGGGTTCCGGGGCGGATATACCGCTCATATAGATAAGAGTGTCCTGGCAATGGCACCCAAAGACCATCCAAGACAACCCAAAGGGGAAGGCCGCTTCCCCGCCGACTGGAAGATGGAATGGCATCGTAAAGAGCTGCTACAGGCAGGAGGCAAACTCTGGTTCGGCGTGATGGGATGCGGGGCTTTGACAGAAGGGAACCAGGTAAAAGGAGTCGTTGTCGCCACTCCCTTCGGGCGGGGTGTCATCCTATCCAAAATATTGATAGACAGTACAGGAAGTGCAGACATAGCTATTGCAGCCGGTGCATCATTCGATTATACAGGCAAAAAAACAATCGCCGTACAAGGTGCGGGAACCGGCAAATGGGCACCGGGTGACTATTATAACAATAACGATTGGCTATTCGTTGACGATACGGATATACTGGATGTCTCACGCGCTTTCGTACAAGCCAAAACAAAACTGCAAGGACAATACGATCTGGTCAAAATCCCCCAGACACGCGAACGCCGGCGGGTGATCGGAGACTACATCATCTCGGTATACGACGTGATAAACCATCGCCGCTATCCCGACACGATTTCTTATCACAAAAGCTCGTTCGATACACATGGCATGATCATAGACCCTCTCTTTATCCTGAACCCGCCGGAAAAACGGCATATGATCTATGACGCAGATGTTCCACTACGCAGTCTTCTGCCTAAAGGATTGGAAGGGATTCTGACAACCGGTCTGGGAGCAAGTGCTCACCGGGATGCCATGCCGGTGATTCGTATGCAGCCCTGCCTGCAAAACCAGGGATATGCAGTCGGCTACCTCTCCGCCCTATGTGTCAAAGAAAATAAATCTCCGCGCAAGATAGATATCAAAAAGGTGCAGCGTCACCTGGTCGAGATCGGGAATCTGCCGCAACGGGTGCTGACGGATAAGGAGTTTAAAGGGTTCAGTAATTCCGAGATGAAGAAGGCCATCACCAGTGTGACGGATAATTATAAAGGGCTCGAAATACTGTTGACCGATCCCGAACGTTGTATACAGCTCGCCGGCAAACAAATCGCCGGAGCCACTATGCCGGAAGAGAGGGTAATCCTCGCCAGCATCCTCTGTATTTTAGGACAAGGGAAACACGCTCCGGTACTGGCTGAAGCCATCCGCCAATATAAAGATTGGGACGAGGGCTGGCACTACACCGGGATGGGACAATTCGGGATGTGCCTCAGCCGCTTGGATGCCCTTATCACCGCGTTGGGAAACTCTCGCGAAACATCCGTACTGCCCACCGTACTGGAAAAGGCAAAGAAGTTGGAACCGGAAGACTATCTTTCCCATTTCCGTGCCATCGCTATGGCTACGGAAGCAATAGGCAGCCGAGAAGCGGTTCCCCAACTGGCAACCATGCTGACGACACCGGGGGTACGGGGGCATTCGATCCTTTCCTACACCGAAGCGCGCAGCAAAGCCGTTCCCGACCTCAACGACACATCCACCCGTAACCTCGCGTTGAAGGAATTGCATTTGGCAAGAGCCCTTTACCTATGCGGCGACCAAGACGGTATCGGGGAAGAAGTACTCCGCCGGTATGCCGACGGCCTGCAAGGCCACTATGCCCGTTACGCACAAGAAATATTAAACTGTAAATAG
- a CDS encoding family 20 glycosylhydrolase, translating into MKIQLYWLLSAALLLLPGKADAANNKKPFVIPELQEWRGSQGMFTPTATSRIVYTGKDPSVVRVANQFADDYALMFGRRMMVVQGRAAAGDFVFSLSSDSRLGEEGYTMKITDRVTVTAPKSKGLYWATRTLLQLTEQQGNQALPKGTARDYPDYAIRGFMMDCGRKFIPMSMLRDYVKMMAYYKMNTFQIHLNDNAFKQYYNHDWSKTYSAFRLECETYPGLTARDGYYTKKEFIALQQLADSLGVEIIPEIDVPAHSLALTQYKPEIGSEEYGMDHLDLFKPETYEFVDALFREYLEGRNPVFAGKRVHIGTDEYSNKKQDVVEKFRAFTDHYIRFVEGFGKQACVWGALTHAKGETPVKSKNVLMSAWYNGYADPKEMIKQGYDLISIPDGYLYIVPAAGYYYDYLNTEMLYKEWTPAHIGKEVFPEKHKQIKGGMFAVWNDHAGNGISTKDIHYRVFPAMQTLAVKMWTGKDCAVPYEEFNSARTAISEAPGVNVAGRVGTKPRAVYNLETLKPGMETGLKEIGYHYTVSFDIKAEAEEKGTELFRSPDAVFYLSDPASGKLGFIRDGYLNTFNYQFYPEETASVTITGDEKSTRLYIDGKLKEDLDIQKRYFNGGKDSMRYVRTLVFPLEKAGDFKSSIRNVEVLNYCKPEM; encoded by the coding sequence ATGAAGATACAACTCTATTGGCTGCTTTCGGCAGCTTTATTGTTATTGCCTGGAAAGGCAGACGCCGCAAATAACAAGAAACCGTTCGTCATCCCTGAATTGCAGGAGTGGAGAGGTAGCCAGGGAATGTTCACCCCTACAGCGACATCCCGGATCGTGTATACCGGAAAAGATCCGTCCGTTGTCCGTGTAGCCAATCAGTTTGCCGACGACTACGCGTTAATGTTCGGCCGCCGGATGATGGTGGTGCAAGGCCGTGCGGCTGCTGGCGATTTTGTTTTCTCCCTTTCGTCCGACAGCCGGTTGGGAGAGGAAGGCTACACGATGAAGATTACCGATCGTGTTACTGTTACCGCTCCCAAGAGCAAAGGACTGTATTGGGCTACCCGTACGTTGCTACAACTGACCGAACAGCAGGGAAACCAGGCTTTACCGAAAGGGACGGCCCGCGATTATCCCGATTATGCGATTCGTGGTTTTATGATGGATTGCGGGCGTAAGTTTATTCCGATGAGCATGTTGCGCGATTATGTGAAGATGATGGCTTACTATAAGATGAATACATTCCAAATTCATTTGAACGATAATGCTTTCAAGCAGTATTATAATCATGATTGGAGCAAGACCTATTCGGCTTTCCGTCTCGAATGCGAAACTTACCCCGGACTGACTGCCCGTGACGGTTATTATACAAAAAAGGAGTTTATCGCCCTTCAGCAACTCGCCGACAGCCTGGGTGTCGAGATCATCCCGGAGATAGATGTCCCGGCACATTCGCTTGCGCTTACACAATACAAGCCGGAGATAGGCAGTGAAGAATACGGCATGGACCATCTCGACCTGTTCAAGCCTGAAACCTATGAGTTCGTGGATGCTCTTTTCCGCGAGTACCTGGAAGGACGTAATCCTGTCTTTGCCGGTAAGCGTGTCCATATCGGTACGGATGAGTATTCCAATAAGAAACAGGATGTGGTGGAGAAATTCCGTGCTTTCACCGATCATTATATCCGTTTCGTGGAAGGTTTCGGCAAGCAGGCTTGTGTCTGGGGAGCTTTGACGCACGCGAAGGGTGAGACGCCTGTCAAATCGAAGAATGTGTTGATGAGTGCCTGGTATAACGGGTATGCCGATCCGAAAGAAATGATCAAACAAGGCTATGATCTGATCAGTATTCCTGACGGGTATCTATATATCGTTCCTGCGGCAGGCTATTATTATGATTACCTGAATACGGAAATGCTTTATAAGGAATGGACACCTGCCCACATTGGGAAAGAGGTGTTCCCTGAAAAGCATAAACAGATCAAAGGGGGAATGTTTGCTGTCTGGAACGACCACGCGGGCAACGGTATCAGTACGAAGGATATTCATTACCGTGTGTTTCCCGCCATGCAGACGTTAGCAGTCAAAATGTGGACAGGGAAGGATTGTGCTGTTCCGTATGAAGAATTCAACAGTGCGAGGACGGCGATCAGCGAAGCTCCAGGGGTGAACGTGGCCGGACGTGTCGGTACGAAGCCGCGTGCCGTCTACAACCTCGAAACCTTGAAGCCGGGAATGGAAACGGGATTGAAAGAGATCGGTTATCATTATACTGTCTCTTTCGATATCAAAGCGGAGGCGGAAGAAAAGGGCACCGAGTTGTTCCGTTCGCCTGATGCCGTCTTTTATCTGTCCGATCCGGCTTCCGGAAAGTTGGGATTTATCCGGGATGGCTATCTGAATACCTTCAATTACCAGTTTTATCCTGAAGAGACTGCATCGGTAACCATCACCGGAGATGAGAAATCTACGCGTCTTTACATCGATGGCAAACTGAAAGAAGACCTGGATATCCAAAAACGTTACTTCAATGGAGGGAAAGATTCGATGCGATATGTCCGCACATTAGTGTTCCCATTGGAAAAAGCGGGGGATTTCAAGAGTTCGATCCGTAATGTGGAAGTGTTGAACTATTGCAAGCCGGAGATGTAG